The Deltaproteobacteria bacterium genome contains a region encoding:
- the lptB gene encoding LPS export ABC transporter ATP-binding protein encodes MSAEHNGHGHALLRAERLTKSYAGRRVVNDVSIEVHAGEVVGLLGPNGAGKTTTFYMIVGLTRPDAGEVHLNGEDLTRLPMYERARRGISYLPQEPSVFRKLTVEQNLLAILETLDLSPAARAERLQQLLDELGIARLAKNKALSLSGGERRRVEITRALVISPAFMLLDEPFAGIDPIAVVDIQGIVDQLKKRGIGVLITDHNVRETLGICDRAYILNDGAVLEEGAPARIAASPLAREIYLGEKFRL; translated from the coding sequence GTGAGCGCGGAGCACAACGGCCACGGCCACGCGCTCCTACGCGCCGAGCGCCTGACCAAGTCGTACGCGGGGCGGCGGGTGGTGAACGACGTGTCAATCGAGGTGCACGCCGGCGAGGTGGTCGGCCTCCTCGGCCCCAACGGCGCCGGCAAGACCACCACCTTCTACATGATCGTCGGCCTCACGCGGCCCGACGCCGGCGAGGTCCACCTGAACGGCGAGGACCTGACGCGCCTCCCGATGTACGAGCGCGCGCGGCGCGGCATCTCCTACCTGCCCCAGGAGCCCTCGGTCTTCCGCAAGCTCACGGTCGAGCAGAACCTGCTCGCCATCCTGGAGACTCTCGACCTGAGCCCGGCGGCGCGCGCCGAGCGCCTGCAGCAGCTCCTCGACGAGCTCGGCATCGCACGGCTGGCAAAGAACAAGGCGCTCTCCCTGTCCGGCGGCGAGCGGCGGCGCGTCGAGATCACCCGCGCGCTTGTCATCTCGCCTGCGTTCATGCTCCTCGACGAGCCTTTCGCGGGCATCGATCCGATCGCGGTGGTTGACATTCAGGGCATCGTGGACCAGTTAAAGAAGCGAGGCATTGGGGTTCTCATCACTGATCACAACGTGCGCGAAACCCTCGGGATCTGTGACCGCGCCTACATCCTGAACGACGGCGCCGTCCTCGAGGAGGGCGCGCCAGCGCGGATCGCGGCGAGCCCGCTCGCGCGCGAGATCTACCTGGGCGAGAAGTTCCGACTGTAG